The Paenibacillus sp. G2S3 region AAAGAGATGATAAGCTTTGTAATTGCAGGAATATAATTTTTTTTGGTTATTCTGGAACGATCGTTCCGTTATTCTAAATCATCCTTAATGCGGAGAAGAGACTTATGAAAATATCGTTTATCGGGCTTGGGAAAATGGGCTTTCCAATGGCCCAAAATTTGTTGGAAGCTGGTAATGAATTAATCGTTTTTAATCGTACTCGTGAAAAAGCGCAACCCCTAATAGATCAGGGAGCGCATTATTCCGAGACACCGTTGGAGGCAGCACAAAAGAGCGATATGGTCATAACCATGCTTTCTGACGATGCCGCTTTGAAGGAGATTGTTGAGGGTCCGAATGGAATTTTGAATGGATTATCAGAAAAAGGAATTCACATATCTGCCAGTACGATCAGTGTAGAGCTGGCTCGGAAATTATCCGCGGCGCATGCGGAGAGAAAGCAATACTTTGTGTCTGCCACAGTGCTGGGGCGTCCGGATGCCGCTAAAGCAGCTAAATTACGCATCATTTTGGCAGGTCCGGAGCAAGCCAGACAACAGTTAATTCCTGTTTTAGAACAATTAGGTCAGGAAATATTCGAGATTGGGGATTATAGCGAAGAAGGAAATGTTGTGAAAATAGGCGTAAACTTTTTAATTGCTTCTATGCT contains the following coding sequences:
- a CDS encoding NAD(P)-dependent oxidoreductase, translated to MKISFIGLGKMGFPMAQNLLEAGNELIVFNRTREKAQPLIDQGAHYSETPLEAAQKSDMVITMLSDDAALKEIVEGPNGILNGLSEKGIHISASTISVELARKLSAAHAERKQYFVSATVLGRPDAAKAAKLRIILAGPEQARQQLIPVLEQLGQEIFEIGDYSEEGNVVKIGVNFLIASMLEALSETQLMVEKYGIESARFMDVVNALFQSPLYRNYGAIMTEQRFEPAGFKMMLGLKDVALAIEAAQSVQAPLPLGQLIHHHLSEGIAHGYGEMDWTALIRYLEHSS